Part of the Microbacterium immunditiarum genome is shown below.
GACACGTCACCGCCGTCCAGTTTACGACAGACGGACGGATGCCGCGAATCGGCGCCGCATCCACCGCCTGGCCCCTCGCCGAGCATCCGCCGCGCCACCCTGGCCCACTCCACTCGCCCCCTGCCAGACTGACCCCATGGCCGTCATCGAGAACTCGAAAGTCACCGTCGTCGGCGCGGGGAGCGTCGGCTCGAGCGCTGCGTACGCGTGCCTCATCCGGGGGTCGGCGCGCCACGTCGCGCTGTACGACATCGCGACCGAGAAGGTCGAGGCCGAGGTGCTCGACCTCGCGCACGGCACGCAGTTCACGGGGTCGAGCGACATCGTCGGCGGCAGCGACGTCTCGGTCGCCGAGGGCTCGCACGTCGTCGTCATCACCGCGGGGGCGAAGCAGAACCCGGGGCAGACGCGCATCGAGCTCGCGGAGGTCAACGCCGGGATCATCCGCTCGATGATGCCGCAGCTGCTCGAGGTCGCGCCGAACGCGATCTACGTCCTCGTGACGAACCCGTGCGATGTGCTGACGGTGCTCGCGCAGGAGGCGACCGACCTGCCGCTCGAGCGCATCTTCGCCTCGGGCACCGTCCTCGACACGTCACGCCTGCGGTGGCTGCTCGCGCAGCGCGCCGGGGTCTCGACGTCGAGCGTGCACGCGTACATCGTGGGCGAGCACGGCGACACCGAGTTCGCCCTGTGGTCGGCGGCCACGATCGGCACCGTGCCGATCCTGGACTGGCGACCGGCCGACGGCTCCGCCCCCTTCACACCCGGCGAGCTCGACGAGATCGCCGTCGACGTGCGCGACGCCGCCTACAAGGTCATCCAGGGCAAGGGTGCCACGAACTACGCGATCGGACTGTCGTCCGCACGCATCGTCGAGGCGATCCTCAACGACGAGCACGCCGTCATGCCCGTCTCGACGGTGCTGCACGACTTCCACGGCGTCGACGGCGTCGCCCTGTCGGTGCCGTCCATCGTGAGCGCGACGGGCGCGGCGCCCATCCGCGAGACGTCGTTCTCACCCAAGGAACTGGAGCTGTTCCGCCACTCGGCCGACGCCTTGCTCAAGGTCGCAGACTCCCTCCGCTGACGCGGCGACAGCCGCAACGGATGCCGCCCGAGCACCGCCTCACATCGCGACACCGGGCCACGCCGAGCCCCCGATCCGGCAATGTCGCACGCGGCGAATAGCCTGGCCGCATGGCCTCCCGACGCCCGACCGCCACCGCTCCCTACCGGTGCACCGAGTGCGGGTGGACGACGATCAAGTGGGTCGGGCGCTGCGGCGAGTGCCAGCAATGGGGAACGGTGGTCGAGGCATCCGAGCAGACCGGCATCACCCGTACGATCGCGCCCGTGGCGCCCGCTGCCGATCGCGCCGCGCGGCCGATCACGGCGATCGACACGCGCGACTCGCCCC
Proteins encoded:
- a CDS encoding L-lactate dehydrogenase — its product is MAVIENSKVTVVGAGSVGSSAAYACLIRGSARHVALYDIATEKVEAEVLDLAHGTQFTGSSDIVGGSDVSVAEGSHVVVITAGAKQNPGQTRIELAEVNAGIIRSMMPQLLEVAPNAIYVLVTNPCDVLTVLAQEATDLPLERIFASGTVLDTSRLRWLLAQRAGVSTSSVHAYIVGEHGDTEFALWSAATIGTVPILDWRPADGSAPFTPGELDEIAVDVRDAAYKVIQGKGATNYAIGLSSARIVEAILNDEHAVMPVSTVLHDFHGVDGVALSVPSIVSATGAAPIRETSFSPKELELFRHSADALLKVADSLR